One stretch of Variovorax sp. TBS-050B DNA includes these proteins:
- a CDS encoding TonB-dependent receptor encodes MLGLASGTAAQPAERGSLPEVTVSTPRGEVAPFSVPGSVDRIDGAEMRENRLQVNLSESLGGVPGLQVQNRMNYAQDLQLSIRGFGARSTFGVRGVRLYVDGIPATLPDGQGQTSNIDIGSVDRVEILRGPFSALYGNSSGGVLQAFTASGEGPPRLSYSAALGSFGTWRQSLQASGAQGAVDYLIGASRFHTDGWREHSAARRDLVNGKLGIALDNGDRLTLVLNSVRIDAQDPLGLTASQYALAPRGAPLATQYDTRKTVDQVQLGLLYERRLGADQGLRLMVYGGERKTTQYQSIPPSAQQTPLHAGGVIDLSRQYSGIDLRWKAAWTLAGQPFDVVAGLGYDSLREQRRGYENYLGPVSAALLGVQGRLRRNERNEVWNLDPYAQATWRFAERWTLEAGVRRSSVHFDSRDRYIVGANRDDSGSARYGKTLPVASLRYQATADLALYGSVGRGFETPTLNELSYRAGGASGLNFALRPAVNDSLEIGAKARLGGGLLTAALFQTRTRDEIVTDTNTGGRSTFQNAGRTRRNGFELAWQHETADHWRTQVAYTWLDARYREGFCSPSPCAASNQIAAGNRIPGIARQSLFASLGWVPPEGWRAGVEMRALGRIQANDANTASAPGYAVAALYAGYLRKWERWEFNAFARVDNLFDRRYVGSVIVNEGNARYYEPAPGRNWTVGLSGAYRF; translated from the coding sequence CTGCTCGGCCTTGCGTCCGGCACGGCCGCCCAACCCGCCGAGCGCGGCAGCCTGCCCGAAGTCACCGTGTCCACGCCGCGTGGCGAGGTGGCACCGTTCAGCGTGCCGGGCTCGGTCGACCGCATCGACGGCGCGGAAATGCGCGAGAACCGGCTGCAGGTCAATCTGTCCGAAAGCCTGGGCGGCGTGCCGGGCCTGCAGGTGCAGAACCGCATGAACTACGCGCAGGACCTGCAGCTGTCGATCCGCGGCTTCGGCGCGCGCTCGACTTTCGGCGTGCGCGGCGTGCGGCTCTACGTCGATGGCATTCCGGCCACGCTGCCCGACGGGCAGGGCCAGACCTCGAACATCGACATCGGCTCGGTCGATCGGGTCGAGATCCTGCGCGGGCCGTTCTCGGCGCTCTACGGCAATTCGTCGGGCGGTGTGCTGCAGGCCTTCACCGCCTCGGGCGAAGGGCCGCCGCGGCTGTCCTATTCGGCCGCGCTCGGCAGCTTCGGCACCTGGCGCCAGTCGCTGCAGGCCAGCGGTGCGCAGGGCGCGGTCGACTACCTGATCGGCGCCAGCCGCTTCCACACCGACGGCTGGCGCGAGCACAGCGCGGCACGGCGCGACCTGGTGAACGGGAAGCTCGGCATCGCGCTCGACAACGGCGACCGGCTCACGCTCGTGCTGAACAGCGTGCGCATCGATGCGCAGGACCCGCTCGGCCTGACCGCGAGCCAGTACGCGCTCGCGCCGCGCGGTGCGCCGCTCGCCACGCAATACGACACGCGCAAGACGGTCGACCAGGTCCAGCTCGGCCTGCTCTACGAACGCCGCCTCGGCGCCGATCAGGGGCTGCGCCTGATGGTCTACGGCGGCGAGCGCAAGACCACGCAGTACCAGTCGATTCCGCCCTCGGCGCAGCAGACCCCGTTGCATGCGGGCGGCGTGATCGACCTCTCGCGGCAGTACAGCGGCATCGACCTGCGCTGGAAAGCGGCCTGGACGCTCGCCGGCCAGCCCTTCGACGTGGTCGCGGGCCTGGGCTACGACAGCTTGCGCGAACAGCGCCGCGGCTACGAGAACTACCTCGGCCCGGTGTCGGCGGCGCTGCTCGGCGTGCAGGGGCGGCTTCGGCGCAACGAGCGCAACGAGGTCTGGAACCTCGACCCGTATGCGCAGGCGACCTGGCGCTTCGCCGAGCGCTGGACGCTCGAAGCCGGCGTGCGCCGCAGCAGCGTGCACTTCGATTCGCGCGACCGCTACATCGTGGGCGCCAACCGCGACGACAGCGGCAGCGCACGCTATGGCAAGACGCTGCCGGTGGCCTCGCTGCGCTACCAGGCGACCGCCGACCTGGCGTTGTACGGATCGGTCGGGCGCGGCTTCGAGACGCCGACGCTCAACGAGCTCTCGTACCGCGCGGGCGGCGCCAGCGGCCTCAACTTCGCCCTGCGCCCTGCGGTGAACGACAGCCTCGAGATCGGCGCCAAGGCCCGGCTCGGCGGCGGCCTGCTGACGGCGGCGCTGTTCCAGACCCGCACGCGCGACGAGATCGTGACCGACACGAATACCGGCGGCCGCTCCACCTTCCAGAACGCGGGCCGCACGCGGCGCAACGGCTTCGAGCTCGCCTGGCAGCATGAAACGGCCGATCACTGGCGCACGCAGGTGGCCTATACATGGCTCGATGCGCGCTACCGCGAGGGCTTCTGCTCGCCGTCGCCGTGCGCGGCGTCGAACCAGATCGCGGCCGGCAACCGCATTCCCGGCATCGCGCGGCAGTCGCTCTTCGCCTCGCTGGGCTGGGTGCCGCCCGAGGGCTGGCGCGCCGGCGTGGAGATGCGCGCGCTCGGCCGCATCCAGGCGAACGATGCCAACACCGCGAGCGCGCCCGGCTACGCGGTGGCGGCGCTGTACGCCGGCTATCTGAGGAAATGGGAGCGTTGGGAATTCAACGCCTTCGCGCGCGTCGACAACCTGTTCGACCGGCGCTACGTCGGCTCGGTCATCGTCAACGAAGGCAATGCGCGCTATTACGAACCCGCGCCGGGCCGCAACTGGACGGTGGGCCTGAGCGGCGCATACCGCTTCTGA
- the metK gene encoding methionine adenosyltransferase produces the protein MANDFLFTSESVSEGHPDKVADQISDAILDAIFEQDPRSRVAAETLTNTGLVVLAGEITTNAHVDYIQVARDTIKRIGYDNTEYGIDYKGCAVMVCYDKQSNDIAQGVDHASDDHLNTGAGDQGLMFGYACDETPELMPAPIYYAHRLVERQAQLRKDGRLPFLRPDAKSQVTMRYVDGKPHSIDTVVLSTQHSPDQSETPTKMKASFNEAIIEEIIKPVLPKEWLQNTRYLINPTGRFVIGGPQGDCGLTGRKIIVDTYGGACPHGGGAFSGKDPSKVDRSAAYAARYVAKNIVAAGLARQCQIQVAYAIGVAQPMNITVYTEGTGVIPDEKIAELVREYFDLRPKGIIQMLDLLRPIYQKTAAYGHFGREEPEFTWEATTQAAALRAAAGLK, from the coding sequence ATGGCGAACGACTTTCTCTTCACGTCCGAATCGGTTTCCGAAGGCCACCCCGACAAGGTCGCCGACCAGATCTCCGACGCCATCCTCGATGCGATCTTCGAACAGGATCCGCGCAGCCGCGTGGCCGCCGAGACGCTGACCAACACCGGCCTGGTGGTGCTCGCGGGCGAAATCACCACCAACGCGCACGTCGACTACATCCAGGTCGCGCGCGACACCATCAAGCGCATCGGCTACGACAACACCGAGTACGGCATCGACTACAAGGGCTGCGCGGTGATGGTCTGCTACGACAAGCAGTCCAACGACATCGCCCAGGGCGTCGATCACGCGAGCGACGACCACCTGAACACCGGCGCCGGTGACCAGGGCCTGATGTTCGGCTACGCCTGCGACGAGACCCCCGAGCTGATGCCCGCGCCGATCTACTACGCGCACCGCCTGGTCGAGCGCCAGGCCCAGCTGCGCAAGGACGGCCGCCTGCCCTTCCTGCGCCCCGATGCCAAGAGCCAGGTCACGATGCGCTACGTCGACGGCAAGCCGCACTCGATCGACACCGTGGTGCTCTCCACCCAGCACAGCCCCGACCAGAGCGAGACGCCGACCAAGATGAAGGCCTCGTTCAACGAAGCGATCATCGAGGAGATCATCAAGCCGGTGCTGCCCAAGGAATGGCTGCAGAACACGCGCTACCTGATCAACCCCACCGGCCGCTTCGTCATCGGCGGCCCGCAGGGCGACTGCGGCCTCACGGGCCGCAAGATCATCGTCGACACCTACGGCGGCGCCTGCCCGCACGGCGGCGGCGCGTTCTCGGGCAAGGACCCGTCGAAGGTCGACCGCTCGGCCGCCTATGCCGCGCGCTACGTGGCGAAGAACATCGTGGCCGCCGGCCTCGCGCGCCAGTGCCAGATCCAGGTCGCCTATGCGATCGGCGTGGCGCAGCCGATGAACATCACGGTCTACACCGAAGGCACGGGCGTGATCCCCGACGAGAAGATCGCCGAACTCGTGCGCGAGTACTTCGACCTGCGCCCGAAGGGCATCATCCAGATGCTCGACCTGCTGCGCCCGATCTACCAGAAGACCGCCGCCTACGGCCACTTCGGCCGCGAGGAGCCCGAGTTCACCTGGGAAGCGACGACGCAGGCCGCGGCACTGCGCGCGGCGGCCGGCCTCAAGTAA
- a CDS encoding lysophospholipid acyltransferase family protein, translating to MITLFRLLARVPMPLMHRLGALLGWLVWFCAPDYRRRFRANAESAGISPDDYRPAIAAAGHMVSELPWLWLRPQGETVLSRVVRWEGVEAFEEAMRAKKGVILVAPHLGSWEMCGQAIGERFLQTFGPITALFRPARKKWMAELIAAGSRDRPGLQTLPTNNTGVRGLIRTLRGGGYTGILPDQVPPLGQGVWAPFLGRPAYTMTLLPRLAQQTGAACFLSVCERLPRGQGYVIRFEPIVGTALTDPKASVEEAAAAMNDAIGRLIRSLPGQYVWDYARYKEPRAERVTAAVAGEAP from the coding sequence ATGATCACCCTGTTTCGCCTGCTCGCCCGCGTGCCGATGCCCCTGATGCATCGACTCGGGGCCTTGCTGGGCTGGCTGGTCTGGTTCTGCGCGCCGGACTACCGCCGGCGCTTCCGGGCCAACGCCGAAAGCGCCGGCATCTCGCCGGACGACTACCGCCCCGCCATCGCCGCCGCCGGCCACATGGTTTCGGAACTGCCCTGGCTGTGGCTGCGCCCGCAGGGCGAGACCGTGCTGTCGCGCGTGGTGCGCTGGGAAGGCGTCGAAGCCTTCGAGGAAGCCATGCGCGCCAAGAAGGGCGTGATCCTCGTGGCGCCGCACCTCGGCAGCTGGGAGATGTGCGGCCAGGCCATCGGCGAGCGCTTTCTGCAGACCTTCGGCCCGATCACCGCGCTCTTCCGCCCCGCACGCAAGAAATGGATGGCCGAGCTGATCGCCGCCGGCTCGCGCGACCGGCCTGGCCTGCAGACGCTGCCGACCAACAACACCGGCGTGCGCGGGCTGATCCGCACGCTGCGCGGCGGCGGCTACACCGGCATCCTGCCCGACCAGGTGCCGCCGCTGGGGCAGGGCGTGTGGGCGCCGTTCCTGGGACGCCCGGCCTACACCATGACGCTGCTGCCGCGCCTGGCGCAGCAGACCGGCGCGGCCTGCTTTCTGAGCGTGTGCGAGCGTCTGCCGCGCGGCCAGGGCTACGTGATCCGCTTCGAGCCGATCGTCGGCACCGCGCTGACCGATCCGAAGGCCTCGGTCGAGGAAGCGGCGGCGGCGATGAACGACGCTATCGGCCGCCTGATCCGCAGCCTGCCCGGGCAGTACGTGTGGGACTACGCGCGCTACAAGGAGCCGCGCGCCGAACGCGTGACGGCCGCGGTCGCGGGAGAAGCACCATGA
- a CDS encoding lipid A biosynthesis acyltransferase — protein MSLGSRLGIGFMRAIAPLPLPLVRGFGALMGRVLHTLAVPRRRVVDRNLAVCFPRKSEAERRAIARQTFVYVAQSWLDRSWLWHAPESVVASRLKVVGAAPEIREIADGEAPMILFAPHFYGLDAAATALTMHTARPSATIYTTQRDPMVDEWIRKGRTRFGNVAALNRVDGIKPVLAGLRKGGLLYLLPDMDFGRDQTIFVPFYGVQAATVPSLSRFARLGKAKVVPIVSKLTREGYEIEVLPAWQNFPTDDVEADTALMNMRLQGYIDAMPSQYYWVHRRFKTRPEGEASIY, from the coding sequence ATGAGCCTCGGATCACGACTCGGCATCGGCTTCATGCGCGCGATCGCGCCGCTGCCGCTGCCGCTGGTGCGCGGCTTCGGCGCGCTGATGGGGCGGGTGCTGCACACGCTCGCAGTGCCGCGGCGGCGCGTGGTGGACCGCAACCTGGCGGTCTGCTTTCCGCGAAAGTCCGAGGCCGAGCGCCGCGCCATCGCGCGCCAGACCTTCGTCTACGTGGCGCAGTCCTGGCTCGATCGCAGCTGGCTCTGGCATGCGCCCGAAAGCGTGGTCGCCAGCCGTCTCAAGGTGGTGGGCGCCGCGCCGGAGATCCGCGAGATCGCCGACGGCGAGGCGCCGATGATCCTGTTCGCGCCGCACTTCTACGGACTCGACGCCGCCGCCACCGCGCTGACCATGCACACGGCCCGGCCCTCCGCCACCATCTACACGACGCAGCGCGACCCGATGGTCGACGAGTGGATCCGCAAGGGCCGCACGCGCTTCGGCAACGTGGCCGCGCTCAATCGCGTCGACGGCATCAAGCCGGTGCTCGCGGGCCTGCGCAAGGGCGGCCTGCTGTACCTGCTGCCGGACATGGACTTCGGGCGCGACCAGACCATATTCGTGCCGTTCTACGGCGTGCAGGCGGCGACCGTGCCGTCGCTGTCGCGCTTCGCGCGGCTGGGCAAGGCGAAGGTGGTGCCGATCGTCTCCAAGCTCACGCGCGAGGGCTACGAGATCGAGGTGCTGCCGGCCTGGCAGAACTTCCCGACCGATGACGTCGAGGCGGACACGGCGCTGATGAACATGCGGCTGCAGGGCTACATCGATGCGATGCCCTCGCAGTACTACTGGGTGCACCGGCGCTTCAAGACCCGGCCCGAGGGCGAGGCGTCGATCTACTGA
- a CDS encoding alpha/beta fold hydrolase, whose translation MIETFQRQLPNGTTLSCRAAGTAGRPLMVFLHGFPEAAFIWDGLLAHFADPAHGGYRCIAPNLRGFERSSAPADVAQYKAHLLIQDIQQLAATESSDGTIAALVAHDWGGAFGWGYANAFPQQIGRLVIINSPHPGTFARELRDNPAQQQASAYMNFLARPDAEALLSADDFRRMWPFFLGMKAGPDGHGWLTEDVKQQYREVWGAGLTGGCNLYRVTPLKPPPPGQDANTIPVPPRERLMVNVPTLVLWALDDAALLPGLLEGLDDYVPDLVVKKVPDATHWIVHEQPQRVAAEIEAFLHRR comes from the coding sequence ATGATCGAAACCTTCCAGCGCCAGCTGCCCAACGGCACCACCCTGAGCTGCCGCGCGGCCGGCACGGCCGGCCGCCCCTTGATGGTGTTCCTGCACGGCTTTCCGGAGGCCGCCTTCATCTGGGACGGACTGCTCGCGCATTTCGCCGACCCGGCGCATGGCGGCTACCGCTGCATCGCGCCGAACCTGCGCGGCTTCGAGCGATCGAGCGCACCCGCCGACGTGGCCCAGTACAAGGCCCACCTGCTGATCCAGGACATCCAGCAGCTGGCGGCCACCGAAAGCAGCGACGGCACCATCGCCGCGCTGGTCGCGCACGACTGGGGCGGCGCCTTCGGCTGGGGCTATGCGAACGCGTTCCCGCAGCAGATCGGCAGGCTGGTGATCATCAATTCGCCGCATCCGGGCACCTTCGCGCGCGAGCTGCGCGACAACCCGGCGCAGCAGCAAGCCAGCGCCTACATGAACTTCCTCGCGCGCCCCGACGCGGAGGCGCTGCTCTCGGCCGACGATTTCAGGCGCATGTGGCCCTTCTTCCTGGGGATGAAGGCCGGCCCCGACGGCCACGGCTGGCTCACCGAAGACGTGAAGCAGCAGTACCGCGAGGTCTGGGGCGCGGGCCTGACCGGCGGCTGCAACCTCTACCGGGTGACGCCGCTCAAGCCGCCGCCGCCGGGCCAGGACGCGAACACCATCCCGGTGCCGCCGCGCGAGCGGCTGATGGTGAATGTGCCGACGCTGGTGCTGTGGGCGCTCGACGATGCGGCGCTGCTGCCGGGCCTGCTCGAAGGCCTGGACGACTACGTGCCCGATCTGGTGGTCAAGAAGGTGCCCGATGCCACGCACTGGATCGTGCACGAGCAGCCGCAGCGCGTGGCCGCGGAGATCGAGGCCTTCCTGCACCGCCGTTGA
- the yihA gene encoding ribosome biogenesis GTP-binding protein YihA/YsxC: protein MTSPSRKPAAPPSRATPAVDPLVAERERTALGWLHTAHFLTSAPQLEHLPPLDLPEIAFVGRSNAGKSTAINTLTQQTRLAFASKTPGRTQHINLFGVGKQKADDAVLADLPGYGYAAVPREAKLRWQRVMGNYLMTRENLRGVVLMCDPRHGLTELDEILLDVIRPRVEQGLKFLVLLTKADKLTRSEGAKVLSITRLQAGGGEVKLFSALKKQGVGEAAELLWRWAHPTDTPQATPGDAEGS, encoded by the coding sequence ATGACCAGTCCGTCGCGCAAGCCCGCCGCTCCTCCTTCCCGCGCGACCCCGGCCGTGGACCCGCTCGTCGCCGAGCGCGAGCGCACGGCGCTCGGGTGGCTGCACACCGCCCACTTCCTCACCAGCGCCCCGCAGCTCGAGCATCTGCCCCCGCTCGATCTGCCCGAGATCGCCTTCGTCGGACGCTCGAACGCCGGCAAGTCGACCGCGATCAACACGCTCACGCAGCAGACGCGGCTGGCCTTCGCCTCGAAGACGCCGGGCCGCACGCAGCACATCAACCTCTTCGGCGTCGGCAAGCAGAAGGCCGACGACGCGGTGCTGGCCGACCTGCCGGGCTACGGCTACGCCGCGGTGCCGCGCGAAGCCAAGCTGCGCTGGCAGCGCGTGATGGGCAACTACCTGATGACGCGCGAGAACCTGCGCGGCGTGGTGCTGATGTGCGACCCGCGCCACGGGCTCACCGAACTGGACGAGATCCTGCTCGACGTGATCCGCCCGCGCGTGGAACAGGGACTCAAGTTCCTGGTGCTGCTGACCAAGGCCGACAAGCTCACGCGCAGCGAAGGGGCCAAGGTGCTGTCCATCACGCGACTGCAGGCGGGCGGCGGGGAGGTCAAACTGTTCTCCGCGCTCAAGAAGCAGGGCGTGGGCGAAGCCGCCGAGCTGCTGTGGCGCTGGGCGCACCCCACCGACACGCCGCAGGCAACGCCCGGGGACGCGGAAGGCAGCTAG
- a CDS encoding c-type cytochrome, which translates to MKLFANFLLAALMGVAASASLAADQPAAATAAPAAAAPAKPDPAKGDTVFNSAAQACASCHNADGNSAIAANPKLAQQHPEYILKQLQDFKSGKRKSPIMQPLAAKLSDQDMRDIAWFVGSKKIKTGFSKEKDLVALGERIYRGGIADRQIPACAGCHSPNGAGMPAQYPRLGGQHADYTTAQLVAFRDKVRLNSVPMNDVAAKLNDREIKAVADYIAGLR; encoded by the coding sequence ATGAAGTTGTTTGCCAATTTTCTGCTTGCAGCCCTCATGGGCGTCGCAGCCAGCGCGAGCCTCGCGGCCGACCAGCCGGCTGCCGCAACGGCGGCTCCCGCCGCGGCCGCCCCGGCCAAGCCCGATCCCGCCAAGGGGGACACGGTGTTCAATTCGGCCGCCCAGGCCTGCGCTTCCTGCCACAACGCAGACGGCAACTCGGCCATCGCGGCCAACCCCAAGCTGGCGCAGCAGCATCCCGAATACATCCTCAAGCAGCTGCAGGACTTCAAGTCCGGCAAGCGCAAGAGTCCCATCATGCAGCCGCTCGCCGCGAAGCTGTCGGACCAGGACATGCGCGACATCGCCTGGTTCGTGGGCTCCAAGAAGATCAAGACCGGCTTCTCCAAGGAGAAGGACCTCGTGGCCCTGGGCGAGCGGATCTACCGCGGCGGCATCGCCGACCGCCAGATCCCGGCCTGCGCAGGCTGCCACAGCCCCAACGGTGCCGGCATGCCCGCGCAGTACCCGCGCCTGGGCGGCCAGCACGCCGACTACACCACGGCGCAGCTCGTCGCCTTCCGCGACAAGGTGCGCCTGAACAGCGTGCCGATGAACGACGTCGCGGCCAAGCTCAACGACCGCGAGATCAAGGCGGTGGCCGACTACATCGCCGGCCTGCGCTGA
- a CDS encoding cytochrome c biogenesis protein ResB: MSVSTHGLRVHRGPQVLRAAVELLSSMRFAIALLTVICIASIIGTVLKQHEPINNYINQFGPFWAELFRAARLDSVYSAWWFLLILLFLVVSTTLCIARNTPRIMVDLKTFKEDIRAQSLKAFGQRAESRLDEAPAQAANRIGQLLVSGGWKVKLQQREGADGHGGTGWMVAARAGGAHKLGYIAAHSAIVLVCIGGLLDGDLVVRAQTWFAGKSVFTGGGMIADVPPEHRLSPRNPTFRGNILVPEGGQGSVAILQQSDGVLLQELPFSIELKKFIVDYYSTGMPKLFASEVVLHDRETGEQVPARIEVNHPASYKGVEIYQSSFDDGGSRVKLKAVPMAAAAKPFEVEGVIGGPSTEITNGTEKLSLEFAALRVINVENFADAGALGSGADVRKVDLRHDIESRLGAANKTVKQKVLRNIGPSIGYKLRDAAGQAREYQNYMVPVDTGDGQPVFLLGMREKPEQPFRYLRVPADEQGSMEGFVRMRAALADADTRARAIERYIAKATDPKRPDMAAQLRVSAARALALFAGSERAKADATTLGGWQAIAEFMEANVPEAERERAGAVLVRILNDVLFEVLNLSREGAGLAALPLEPKSQSFLTQAVLAISDAYFYPAPVAMMMTDFTQVQASVFQVARAPGKNVVYLGCLLLIIGIFAMLYVRERRLWVWLTPDGSAAGDSNSTAATMAFSVNRKTIDSDREFEHLKHRLLALKTEGPASP; this comes from the coding sequence ATGTCCGTCTCCACCCATGGCCTTCGCGTCCATCGCGGCCCGCAAGTGCTTCGCGCTGCGGTGGAACTGCTGTCGTCGATGCGGTTCGCGATCGCGCTGCTGACGGTCATCTGCATCGCATCGATCATCGGCACGGTGCTCAAGCAGCACGAGCCGATCAACAACTACATCAACCAGTTCGGGCCGTTCTGGGCCGAGCTGTTCCGCGCGGCCCGGCTCGATTCGGTCTACAGCGCCTGGTGGTTCCTGCTGATCCTGCTGTTCCTGGTGGTCAGCACCACGCTGTGCATCGCGCGCAACACGCCGCGCATCATGGTGGATCTGAAGACCTTCAAGGAAGACATCCGCGCCCAGAGCCTCAAGGCCTTCGGCCAGCGCGCCGAGTCCCGGCTCGACGAAGCGCCCGCGCAAGCCGCGAACCGCATCGGCCAGCTCCTGGTGAGCGGCGGATGGAAGGTCAAGCTGCAGCAGCGCGAAGGCGCCGACGGCCATGGCGGCACGGGCTGGATGGTGGCCGCGCGTGCCGGCGGCGCCCACAAGCTCGGCTACATCGCCGCGCACAGCGCGATCGTGCTGGTCTGCATCGGCGGCCTGCTCGACGGCGACCTGGTGGTGCGCGCACAGACCTGGTTCGCCGGCAAGAGCGTGTTCACGGGCGGCGGCATGATCGCGGACGTGCCGCCCGAACACCGGCTCTCGCCGCGCAACCCGACCTTCCGCGGCAACATCCTGGTGCCCGAGGGCGGGCAGGGCAGCGTGGCGATCCTGCAGCAGTCCGACGGCGTGCTGCTGCAGGAACTGCCGTTCTCGATCGAGTTGAAGAAATTCATCGTCGACTACTACTCGACCGGCATGCCCAAGCTGTTCGCGAGCGAGGTGGTGCTGCACGACCGCGAGACCGGCGAGCAGGTGCCCGCGCGCATCGAGGTCAACCACCCGGCCAGCTACAAGGGCGTCGAGATCTACCAGTCCAGCTTCGACGACGGCGGCTCCCGCGTGAAGCTCAAGGCGGTGCCGATGGCCGCGGCGGCCAAGCCCTTCGAGGTCGAGGGCGTCATCGGCGGCCCGAGCACCGAGATCACCAACGGCACGGAAAAGCTCTCGCTCGAATTCGCCGCGCTGCGGGTCATCAACGTCGAGAACTTCGCGGATGCGGGCGCCCTGGGCAGCGGCGCCGACGTGCGCAAGGTCGACCTGCGCCACGACATCGAATCGCGCCTCGGGGCCGCCAACAAGACGGTCAAGCAGAAGGTGCTGCGCAACATCGGCCCGAGCATCGGCTACAAGCTGCGCGACGCCGCCGGCCAGGCGCGCGAGTACCAGAACTACATGGTGCCGGTCGACACCGGCGACGGCCAGCCGGTGTTCCTGCTCGGCATGCGCGAAAAGCCCGAGCAGCCGTTCCGCTACCTGCGCGTGCCGGCCGACGAGCAGGGTTCCATGGAGGGCTTCGTGCGCATGCGCGCGGCGCTCGCCGATGCGGACACCCGCGCCCGTGCCATCGAGCGCTACATCGCGAAGGCCACCGATCCCAAGCGCCCCGACATGGCCGCGCAGCTGCGCGTTTCGGCGGCGCGCGCCCTGGCGCTGTTCGCCGGCAGCGAGCGCGCCAAGGCCGACGCCACCACGCTCGGCGGCTGGCAGGCGATCGCCGAGTTCATGGAAGCCAACGTGCCCGAGGCAGAGCGCGAGCGCGCCGGCGCAGTGCTGGTGCGCATCCTCAACGACGTGCTGTTCGAGGTGCTCAACCTGAGCCGCGAGGGCGCGGGGCTGGCCGCACTGCCGCTCGAGCCCAAGTCGCAGTCCTTCCTGACGCAGGCGGTGCTGGCGATCAGCGATGCCTACTTCTATCCGGCGCCGGTCGCGATGATGATGACCGACTTCACCCAGGTGCAGGCCAGCGTCTTCCAGGTGGCGCGCGCGCCCGGCAAGAACGTGGTCTATCTGGGCTGCCTGTTGCTGATCATCGGTATTTTTGCCATGCTGTACGTGCGCGAGCGCCGCCTCTGGGTGTGGCTGACACCCGATGGCTCGGCTGCCGGAGACAGCAACAGCACGGCCGCCACGATGGCTTTCTCCGTCAATCGCAAGACCATCGACAGCGACCGCGAGTTCGAGCACCTCAAGCACAGGCTGCTTGCCTTGAAGACAGAAGGACCGGCTTCCCCATGA